The genome window CTAAAAGTTTGTCAGTGACACAGCTTTTGTAAGTTTCATATAAAATCCTGGAAATCCAAAGAATACTGTTTAGTGTTGTTCCATACAGTCAAAGTAACAGCAGTGCTCCTCagcaagtaaaataataatctgCTAACCTACTGATTTCCAGAAGACTTAAAGTCTTCTCTGCATATTTCTCCTCATCAGGTATGCTACCCAGGATCAGTTTCTCCTTATGCCTAGACAggcattctttaaaatatttaaaccaagaaaaatatcACCACAGATGCAACTGACTGCATCAGAGCTTagtaataaaataactttttttgtaGCCAATATCAggtttttttgaagtctttCCCAGCAAATGTTTTCCACCATCTCTCAGCTGCTCTCAGTACACCCTGGAATCTGCCTACACTcccatttctcatttctcataCAGGATGACTGAActataaaaaggaaggaaagcactGCACCCTAGGGACACCCGATACcatgtttccttttaaaggaCTTCTgttccttcagcttttttagGCTTAGTGGGAAGACTTTCTGCATGAACATAGGAGATAGGTTCAGTGGCTGAAGCAGTATCAAAACACTGGAGACACACACTCAACtgttcagaaagcaaatatttaatataCATCAAATGCAAGAGAGTCTTTGGGCTCTCACAGTTCATTTCAACACCACCCAAGGTTTGGCATGCAGCTGATTTATCCTCCAAGTCACTGGTGGTTGTAACTGGGCTACTTATaaagtaaactttttttaagaactgacTGTACATCCTTCCTAGCTGGCTAGAACCTGGCTTCAGCAACAAAAATCTTTCCCTGGCTGGAAACAGCTGTCCTTGCATCCCTACGCTAGATTAAATCAGCATTTGCAGTTCTCTTTTAAGTCTATACCTGTCAATTAAAAGAGATGAATGAGCAAGGATGATTCTCACTCATTTTCCTCCAAGATGCTGAACTCATACTCTCTAGATGGCAGTGACGACACACACCGCCCAGTGCTTTCTGGGCATTCACAGAAAGCTGCATTCACACAGACTTATATGGAGTGGAAGCATTCAACTATCCATTATACTTACACTGCTGGATCTTCACAGAAGCTGGATCTTCATTACAAACCATTCCCTTCTGTATGCACTGCTGCCTTATCTGCTATAAAAGGTCTGCTCTGTTTAAAAGCAATAGGAGAATGGGAAAATCTCCCAGTATGAAAGACAGATTCTTAGGTCAATGTCAATTCTATAGGAAGAAAACCAGATCCTTCCAGACTCTGTGCTGGTCTTTTGCAAAGGTGCCTTTCTACAGTGTGAGGACAGAGGATGACTATATAGACTGAGTCTTGGGGTCACATGCGTACTGGGCACATCTGTTTTAAACCTCTAGATAAGGCACTCTGAAAGAGGAACCTTTCTTTAGGAAATACACAGAGATTCTTGCATAACATCTTCTGATGCACAGCATCTTTCCACAGTTCTTAAGTTTATGGGAGATTTGGCACAGTTTTTAGCCACAGTTTTAGTATAAAAGACTTTCCTAcaagaaattaaagcaaaacttttcttGGGAAGTTGTGAATTTGAATGAGCCTGTGTTAAGTGTCCTGGGTGACTCTGAAGGGGATCCTGCTGAACCTTGGCTTTTCCTGCAAGCTCCTGAGCACTTCCGGATGAACCGGCAGTTCTTGTTGCGGATGCTTCCTTTCACTTCCACGATCCTGGCAGATTTCACAGCttaaagaggggagaaaagagcAACAAGGGATGTTTACTCATCTCACATAGCGAGGTCCCACTCTGCAAAGCAACATGAAGGGCAGGAGTgaagccttttcttcttctcttcccccaccACACAAAGTTCTCCTACCCATTTCCATAAGCTTCAGCTCTTTGCACTGCTCCTCCTCCATCTTCTTCCTGTAGTCTCCAAACATGGCTCTCATGAGCTGACGCTTCTTCACCAGTGGAGCCTTGTCATTGCGCAGTGTCTTGATTGCACGGAGAGCCTCCTCGACTGAAGCAGCGCAAAAGACAAACAATGCACAGTTTAAGACCCCCCACCGGCTCTGCCCCTGCATGCCTGCCAACCCTTCCCACAGAGGGGATCTCTCATTTACTTGAATGCTTACCCTGCTTTGGAGTGGATTTCTGTGTCTTCAGGCCAAGTTCCAGCTGTTCTACACACCAGTCCACCTCTTTCCACAGCTGGTCATCTGACTGCtatgcagcagggagcagagtgAGCATGAAGAGATAAGTCATCCAAAAATTAGAGCAGCAGTTGctacacaggaaaaaaggtaTCTGCATAAAGTCAGGACTATTCAATATTTCATGTTCTGGTGATCACTTTATAGACTTAATGACACTTTCCCTACAGTGTTTTTCATGGGATAAACTTAAAGCACTGGACAAATGTTGAGAAGCAACAAACTGCCTCTATTTGATGCATTTAATATTTGTCTGCCATTCAGATGATGCTGTTTTCTGGAAAGCTGTCCAGGGcctttcctctgaaagaagCTGTGAAATCAACTTACAGATGGAAGGAGTAAgcattaacaacaaaaaacccctacccCAAACCTGCCCgaaatcaaaagcaaacaatGGACAAAATTGGAAGCCAAGTCTTGGTGTCTCAGCTCCTCTATGCTTGCTCAACCAGAAGTGCATGAGGACAAGGAAGCTGAAGCCCATGAAGATGGAAGAAGCCAAGTCCCACCAAGCAAAGCCAGCTGGCTAACTGAGCagtggaagggagagggaaacaGGGCTGCACCCTGGGGCTGAAACAATTCTTAACTGTTATGTACATGTAAACACAAAAGCCCTCatgctgtttccttttccttacaaCAGTCTCCTTCCAATGGACTGGAAGGGCTTTACATCACCTTCAAATCTTTCTAACTTTCTGGTACTCAGCAGTGTTTACTGGTAGGGTTGTTGGTGAAGCAGCACTTTGGATGGAATGCTTCAAGAGGCAGGTGAACACTCAGTGCAACTTCCACGTAGAATATTAACAAAAGCAagttttttgtaattttgtatttcagtattgCTCAGCTGGCATTGTTTGTTAATAATAACTACATCAgtgcttgaaagaaaaataaaatgaagactgGGACCTTAGCAGAACATTAGAAAACCTCAGGGTGTGCCTTAACAGTGTGTTTACACATAACTTGCAACTTCAGTTGATTTCTGGGCCGTGCCTTACAGTGGGAACCCTCTCAGAAGCACCCTTAAGCTTTGCACCAGACCCTGCTGCAGCCTTGGCTACACCAGGTAGCAGCCCCGCACCTCAGCTTTGCTATTTGCATTACGTGAGCAATCATCCTACCCGGTAACATGCAAATCAGGGGTACAGTGGCTGGTTCAACATGCACAGATACCAACTTGGCACTGACTGAGGACTGTTACCTCCAttgtttacttttatttttttaagaaaacatggCACCCAGCTTGCCAGGATTAGCTGTCAAGTCTAAACATGAAATGTTTCGGCACAAGTCTGAAGCAGACAATGAAGGACCATTAACTTCCTTTCCACTAGTTACGTTCCTCAACCATctagcagagaaagaaaacagctgctgtAAGAAATAAGCAGCAATCCCTGTCTTTCAGCTTTCATCTTAAGTCAGTATACTAACTGTTAAACTATGCAAAGAgataaagtttttcttttgctcaagGGTTTATAAATTATGAGATCACATCAATACCTGACAGGTCTCACCCTGGTGGGAATTATCCTTATTTTGACATCTATTAgcttctgcctttgccttccTGTTGAtctcagtttcttctttctcctttttactGACagatgttttttgtttcttcttctttttcttcttttgggcAGCTCCATCTGCTGCTGACTTCTCTGTCACTGTCTCATCTCCAGGAGCAGTCTCTGGTTGGGGGATCTTTAACGTGACATGACTTCGATCCTCTTTGGGTGCACTATCTGTAATTGGAGTCAACTCAGGCTCCTGCAAAGCTGAAATCTGTGGCATACCCGCTGACTCAGTAGGCAGTGAATTACCCAGCACTTCGTGATCTGCTGTACGCTCTGTATGTTGGCTTGCTGGAACTAAATGAACCAGAGGACAGTCTTCATCTGGGATGGCAAAGTTGAAAGCAAACTTGGGTTCTTGTCCAGAGGCAGCAAAACTCAAGGCTCCATTCCAGTTCTCCTGCTCAGTGGCTCTTACATTGGTTTGTATCTGCTCAGCACCACTGACACCAGGGACTGCTTCCAAAGGTGTATCAGTTGCTTCTGGGTCGATCTCAGAAGGTGTAAAATCAAATCGGAAGCTGTTGTCAGATGACATGAACCACTTTGCCTTTGCCTCAGAGATTCGGTCAGATTGTTTCCCATATACCACACCATCTGAAGCCTGCCCATTGCTTTGCTGTACTTCCATATCACCATGTTTCACGTCTAGAAAAGACAAACAATAACGTTTCTATCAATATGCCAGTTCCCTACTATGGGGATGCCACTGCTACTGCAAATCCCTCTGTAAGGTGCTGCCACAGAGTGGCCATCCAATCAAAAGCTGCAGTGTAAGAAATCTacagaaaatgatgaaatatcACCATCCCTTGAAGGGACAGTTCAAGCTCACCTGCCTTCTTCATGCTCTTCTGATCCTCAGCCATCTTGAGACGATAATCCCCAAACACATCGTTCATCGCTTGTTGCTTCTTCACAAAAGGAGTCTCATGGGAGCGCAGGACCTTGAGAATGTGCTGTGTCTCCTCTGCTGCACTCAAGAAAAAGACCAAGAGAGACAAGAAACAGGTTATGTTGGGCCTTACAACGTTACTGGGTGGGATGCTGATGACTGGGTCTCCTCTGAACATGATCTGTGTTCATACAACTTCCAAATAATCCATGACTGGCATTCGATTGAAAGAAAACTCCAAGTGCTTCTAGAAGCTGAAATACCATGAAatgttctcaaaaaaaaaaaaaaaaaagtcttaactGCTTATTATATACAGTAAGAATCTTACACTGCAGTAAGTGCACTACTAATGGCACAGAAGCTACAGAGGGCTTAACAACCCTTCCCCCAAAGCAACTGACAAATCCAAGAGCCTAGCTCAGTGTTTCTTCtctggaaaactggaaaaaatctgACCGAGTAGTGAGCACACCCTGAAAAGCAGGACCCTTGCTTGACTCTCATACAAACCGGCCTGACCACAACAGTAATCCCAATTCTTTGGGTCAGAGCAAATTCTCGAAAAAGCATAGCTGTTCTTCTGCGACAGCGGTCCCCAAAGACCTCCATTTGGGAACTCCAGAGATACAGTCTCCTAGTGTTTGGCTCACACATTTCAAGCCACAAAAAAGCTTGATGTACTAGACTAGTATTTTGGAATGGGCACAAACCCATCTCTCTTGGCTGCAGTGCATCTCTCTGGAACTCTCCAAATGAGGTGTATCTTGCAGATCCAACACTGAGAGTTCCATGCTAGGAACAGAGTAACAGCATGCAAGCGCGAAGCAGAATGCTGCAGTGGGGCTGTAGCCACCCACAAAAGTGGGACATATCTTCCTAGCACCTGGATGTCAGGGTCCTGAGCACATATTTCCCCCTACTTCAAGGTGTTTAGCTGGCTGCATTCAAGGCCTGCTCGCTAGTAAGAGCTGTTAGAAAGAAAGAGATAGATAATGTTTCAGGGGAATCTCCCCCCTCCCTCACTTATGAGTTATCTTAAGCTGCGGATCTCATGCATGGCGCTGCTGCAGCCAGGTACCTCACTGATCCAGACCTTGAATTCCCGGCTAGAGGTTGGATCTGCCTCATCACCAGAGACTTCTCTGGTGATCTGGACTCCAGGCAGAGCCTGGTTATCATCAGCAGTACCGTTTTGCTTTCCTTGGTCAGGTTCTGTGCAAATGGGCCCTTTTCTGGCCAAGTCATTGCCTCTGCTTGCCTCGTCATTGTGCTCAGCTCCCGCCTCCCCTCGAGGAGCAgccttcccctgctgctgctggacacTAGGTACTGAGCACAAGATACAGGTGTAAGAAAACTGTCTGATGCTCAAGCGTGGTGTGTGGGCACATATTAATCACTGCTACATGCTCAGGTGCACCAGCGAACACTCATCTAGGCATCTTACAAAAGGCAGCCACACCCCTCCTCTAAATGTTAAGTACTAACCATCAGTAGGAGCAGGATGTGTGTCTTCATATATTTACAAGTTGGACTGACTACATCAAACTGTGATCttctgaaaaagtattttatagGATTTTATCTTTCATGTAATTTCTCCCTGGAACAAGAACAATGAAGAACAAGCTTCCCAAAAATAAGCCTACTGGTGTTTAAGGGCCAGACACACTGATGCAGAATTTCCTTaagattagaaaataaaagcagagctgTAGCAGAACCAAACACAAGCCGTTAGATGGGAAAATGAGAGCATgagaaagaatacagaaaacaggGAGAATGAACATCACAGGAATGAAAGATAAAGCTACTTCCAGACAGATAGTTCTTAAAGTTCAATGCTTTATGTTGTTTTGTATTTAGAACAAATCCCATATAACAGAAGATTAGAAAATAGATGggagagaagaaacacaaaaatgttcAGGTCTACTAAATCAGAACTGAGGTTGGAATATGGCTGCAGACGGTGGAAGAAGCAACATAccttgttttggggttgggttgaCGCAAAGGAGATTTGCCTCCAGTTGTGAAATGCACCACTGCAGCTCATCTTGGAATGTGCCTTTGGGAGCCTTGGACATGGGATGGGGGAAGGcacaatgtttaaaaaaagcacaaatctcTCACCTGTGAAATTGATTCCAAAACTGAGTTTTCTGAAGCCCTCTCCCTCTTATGGGAGATCAGACTAGCAGGTCATAAACCCCTTTTCTGGCTTTACGCTTGAGGTGTGTTTTGTAACTAATCCCATTTATATCATAAATCAACACAGCACAGGGTGGGACACATGCCCTGCAATATTGCCTATTTGAAGGGCACCAAATGAGcccttttcattacaaaaattaGAAACTGCTACCCTTACTAGCAGTAAATCACCCACACCTGGCAAGCAAGGACTTCCCAcaggttggttttgggttttttctcatGTTCCCTTTTTAAAGGCCTCAAATGGaagatttctcatttttcctgaagCTTATTCTATGGCATAATATGCCTTCACAGCAGGAATTTTCCCTCCAGCGCAGCTCGAGCAATACACAGAATTTATCTTTATGCTAAACACAAGTCCTTAAGACTacctttgctgtattttaaccctgcctgcctcctgctaAGCAGGTGGAAAGTAAGGCTTAGAAGTCTGCCTGTGAACaagacagaaagtgaaaaaacctCTTGCCTTAGCAGAATAACGAGGTGACCAGGAATTGGGAAAGGCAGGCACAAGTGCTAGGCAActcctttaaagaaaacctgCCGGGAGCGGGGGACGCTGCGGGGAGCCGGGTGCCTCGGCAAAGGGCCGGCGGAGCAGGGGGTACCTCAGAAcagaaggcagaggcagagaggggGCCGAGCAAAGCTCTTACCCGCTCCATGCTGGGCAGTCTCGGCGCCGCCACGGGGAGGAAACCGGGCCCCTCTGCCACCACCCACCTCCGCTCACAGAACAGCCTGTGGACTCCCGGGCTCCAGCGACTGAGGCCCAGGGCCGgcctgcccgccgcccctcaGCCTGAGGCAACCGCCGAGGCCCGGGGGACGAAGGCCGGAAGGGCCCGGCCGCCGTGCACCGCTCAaacgcctccccccccccccccccgcggtccgcccgccgcccctccgGCCGCTCCCCGGAGCCCCGCGCCTCCGTTCCGCCCGCCGCATCGAGGGGAAAGCGGGGCCCGCCCGGGCCCGCCTCGCCCCTCGGGGCCCCGGCACCCAGAACACGGACCCGCCGCCGAGGAACGGGGAAAGGCCCCGCTGTCCGACGGGGGCCAGGGGCTCGCCACCGACCGCCACGGGCCACCACGGCCACGGGAGGCAAGCGGGGGGAAGGCCCGGTGAGGTCAACCTGCCTGGCCGGCCCTCCCGTGCCTGCCCTTGCCGAGGCCCGCGGGAAGGCCCGGGGTGCCGAGGCACGAAGCCTTCCTCCGGAGCCGGGTGGGCCAAGGTTGGGGACGCCTCGGCGGGAGGCGGCTCAGAGGAGACGAGCTCCCACCTTGGCGGTGCCATCGTCCCCCTCCGAAGctcacctccctctcccccgaGCCCCACAGCGAGCTGCCGGGCCGCATTCGCACCGCCAGGCCGCATTCGCACCGCCAGGCCGCATTTGCACCGCCGGGCCGCTGGCTGTCCGGCTGTGGCCTCCATCCCTGGGACCAAATCCCCGGGCGCATCAGCGTTATCCCCGTCAAGGCGCCGAGGTGCAAGGGCCACAGTGCAGCTGGCAACTGGCATCCCAGGCTGATAGACGCCACAATACACCACCATGGGTAGTAGGtacaaagtattttcagcagGCAAAAAAAGGGTAATACACATACACAGGTATTGTCTAATTCCATTTCTATTTTAGACTTCCTTttgattatttcattttgtaaataaaaaaaaagttagacaCCTTGtttcatatgctttttttttcccttagatttttttcagcagcagtcaAAAGTGCGCCCGCCAAGATCTGTACTGCTGTAGCACGTCACATGTCACAGCACAGCATTTGATGTCTCTTTCAAATGCTTCAAATCGTGGAGGTTATAGTTTCTGCTGACATTGGCAGTTGATGTTAGAAATTCTCCAAGGCTGCCAGTTATTCCAGCAGGGTGCTAAAGTGCTAGGAAAGCACTTCCAAAATGTTGCTGTTAAAGGTTATAAAAAGGTACTGGAAAAATCAGCACAGTTCTGCCAATCCCGGCCAGACTTTTGTCTTGCCTTACAACCTCCACCCTTGCTAAGACTTAGCCCTTGTCTAAGCCCTTCCCCCACTACAAAAACCATCTAATTGGTTTGAGGCTTATCAGAGATTGTCTAAGACTTATCGCAAGGCTTTTCTGACTGCGGTACGTTCGAAATCGGCATCAGTCTTCACATAGAAGTGTCCAAGTGTCAGGAAAAGAGCTGACAGTCAAGTATTGGATTACATAATAATGAGCATGGGAATAATGAGCTATCAGCAACTGTCTTGAAAGGCCAGAATCCCACTGCAGTTCTCTCCCTCAGTCCCTGAGCTGGACCGAGGGCTTGTGAGCCTGTCGCCACCAGTCTGGATGCATCCCCTAAAGCAAAAGCTTCCCGTCTGTGGCCTGAGGAACGTGCAAACCCATCAGACGATGCAAAGGCTCTGCTAGGTATGGCTGGGCACAGAGCCTGCAGAACCAATCTAGCCAGAACAAAGGGTTAAGAGGAACATTGCCTTCTGTGGCAGGATGCTGTTCATGTCTCCAGCCGAAACTACATGCTGTGGACTCAATGCCCATGCAGGGAAAAGGCACAAAGGACCAGCAATGCCTCATTTTTCCTGGGTTTGATCTCTGCCCTGAGGATTCATCCCACATGGATTCACAGCCCCACAATGGCACCGAGTCGGTGAGCTGTGACAGCCTTGCTCTGAGGACACACAACAGTGGGACTGCCAGGGGATCAGAACGTGATCCTCAACTTCTGCTGACACAACAGGAACCTTTTAATATGAAGAGCTGCAAGCTGAGCTGGTGGAAGCTGATGTCTAACCAGCCACGGCTGCCTGGGAGCAAGGCAAACGGCAGGCAGAGGGATGGAAATGGCTTGAGCCTGCCTCAGGCACAGGGCAGGTTAGTGTGTGCTGTATAGAACAGTGCAAAGGCTGGGACAGCTTCACACTGCTGTAAGATGGCGACAGGAGCACCTCTGTCTGGGGACTCCATGCAGGACGGCTGCAATTCGGGTCACTCCAGGGACTGACAATCCCCCCCAACACAGATCTGCCTGCTTTCCCCACTCCACCAACTGAGCACCAACAAATTTGTTGCAGGCATGGCTGTAACTGGAAGCAGCGGTTGCGCTGGAAAACGCAGCTCTTTGGTATGAGGCTCCTTTAAGGGAGTTGCaggaaggaatttaaaaaaaaaaaaaaaaaaaaaaagagaagtggaGTGGTTACCAAAGCTGCTAACCACAGTGCCAGGGAGCCTCGGAGGGCACCAGGACAGCCCAGTGTCACATGCCTAACGCATCCTGTCTCCAGACTTCCTCCCCTGCGATGTATGTGGCTTGCACATACAGACTGTCATTCAGCATCAGGAAATCTGCATCAgacaagagagaaaggaagcagcTATCAGATATGGAGCAGCTGAAGCTGTCTGGGAAGAGCTGGGCTCAGTGGGGAAGAactttcccccaccccagaaacagcaggagggcagTGCGGTGCCATCCTTGCTatggcagctctgctccatgCTTGGCTGAAATGTGGGGGTCTCTCCAAAGGGCTCAGGAAACACCACCAGCATCCAAGGGAAAAACCACTGGGGCAAAAGCCCAGAGCAAATCCCAGGCAGAGCAAgtctccctgcagctcccactgAAGCAGGGGATGAAGATGCGTTCACAGCAGCCCATGCTTTGCTCCAGCACCCGGGAGCCCTCACACCATTGTCCCCATACCAGTACCTGCATCAGAGTCGTAATTTAGTGTCCCTTTTTTGTGTTCAATCCCCAGGAGCTGGGCGGGATGCAGAGACGCTGCCTCCAATGCGGTCTCTACCGAGCACCCTTGGAcagagaagaggggagacaTTAGGGCAGCAAACAGTCCTGTTGCCAGAGCAGCCCAAACCCCCCTGGCTAAGGCAACTGTTAGCCTGGCAGAGATCTGGAACACCCTCACCACAGCCagatggagatggggagggGAAACATCCCTACGGGAGACAGTGGGAAGAGGAGAACTGAACATCTAGGGTATGGGGAGGCGAAAATCATTCACCTTTGTGAGAAAGGAGCAGGAGAGTTCAACTCTCATTAGTGCTGTGGGTTAAAATGAAACCTCCCCTCAAAAAGGTGCTCATCTGAGGCCAGTGCCACTGATGCCAGCGCTTCTCATCATGTCTCAGGCGAGAGGGAACGGTCCCCTGGTGGAGCGGACACAGCTGGCAAGAGCGAGACCTCTTCCCGTGTCAACGTAGGGAGCAACAGCTTGTGGACAAGGCTTACTTACCTGTGGCTTCTTGGAAGTGTCGCACACACGTGTCCATGGTCGCCACACTACCGCTCAGGGTCTTTGTGCCTGGGAGAGGAACAGGATGGCACTGAGCCAGTCCCACAAGTCAGCAAGGAGAAGTGGGGTGGTGGGAAAGCATAACATGACCAGAAGGGGCAGAAATCCTGGGTTGCAGAAGGAGAAAGTTGAAGGGCTTGAAGCCATTGCTGCTGAGTGACAGAATGCTGGCAGTGCAGGGAGAGGTACTGGGTGTCACCCCACAGC of Buteo buteo chromosome 29, bButBut1.hap1.1, whole genome shotgun sequence contains these proteins:
- the C29H8orf33 gene encoding UPF0488 protein C8orf33 homolog isoform X3 yields the protein MSKAPKGTFQDELQWCISQLEANLLCVNPTPKQAEETQHILKVLRSHETPFVKKQQAMNDVFGDYRLKMAEDQKSMKKADVKHGDMEVQQSNGQASDGVVYGKQSDRISEAKAKWFMSSDNSFRFDFTPSEIDPEATDTPLEAVPGVSGAEQIQTNVRATEQENWNGALSFAASGQEPKFAFNFAIPDEDCPLVHLVPASQHTERTADHEVLGNSLPTESAGMPQISALQEPELTPITDSAPKEDRSHVTLKIPQPETAPGDETVTEKSAADGAAQKKKKKKKQKTSVSKKEKEETEINRKAKAEANRCQNKDNSHQGETCQSDDQLWKEVDWCVEQLELGLKTQKSTPKQVEEALRAIKTLRNDKAPLVKKRQLMRAMFGDYRKKMEEEQCKELKLMEMAVKSARIVEVKGSIRNKNCRFIRKCSGACRKSQGSAGSPSESPRTLNTGSFKFTTSQEKFCFNFL
- the C29H8orf33 gene encoding UPF0488 protein C8orf33 homolog isoform X2, which encodes MERAPKGTFQDELQWCISQLEANLLCVNPTPKQAEETQHILKVLRSHETPFVKKQQAMNDVFGDYRLKMAEDQKSMKKADVKHGDMEVQQSNGQASDGVVYGKQSDRISEAKAKWFMSSDNSFRFDFTPSEIDPEATDTPLEAVPGVSGAEQIQTNVRATEQENWNGALSFAASGQEPKFAFNFAIPDEDCPLVHLVPASQHTERTADHEVLGNSLPTESAGMPQISALQEPELTPITDSAPKEDRSHVTLKIPQPETAPGDETVTEKSAADGAAQKKKKKKKQKTSVSKKEKEETEINRKAKAEANRCQNKDNSHQGETCQQSDDQLWKEVDWCVEQLELGLKTQKSTPKQVEEALRAIKTLRNDKAPLVKKRQLMRAMFGDYRKKMEEEQCKELKLMEMAVKSARIVEVKGSIRNKNCRFIRKCSGACRKSQGSAGSPSESPRTLNTGSFKFTTSQEKFCFNFL
- the C29H8orf33 gene encoding UPF0488 protein C8orf33 homolog isoform X1, whose protein sequence is MSKAPKGTFQDELQWCISQLEANLLCVNPTPKQAEETQHILKVLRSHETPFVKKQQAMNDVFGDYRLKMAEDQKSMKKADVKHGDMEVQQSNGQASDGVVYGKQSDRISEAKAKWFMSSDNSFRFDFTPSEIDPEATDTPLEAVPGVSGAEQIQTNVRATEQENWNGALSFAASGQEPKFAFNFAIPDEDCPLVHLVPASQHTERTADHEVLGNSLPTESAGMPQISALQEPELTPITDSAPKEDRSHVTLKIPQPETAPGDETVTEKSAADGAAQKKKKKKKQKTSVSKKEKEETEINRKAKAEANRCQNKDNSHQGETCQQSDDQLWKEVDWCVEQLELGLKTQKSTPKQVEEALRAIKTLRNDKAPLVKKRQLMRAMFGDYRKKMEEEQCKELKLMEMAVKSARIVEVKGSIRNKNCRFIRKCSGACRKSQGSAGSPSESPRTLNTGSFKFTTSQEKFCFNFL
- the C29H8orf33 gene encoding UPF0488 protein C8orf33 homolog isoform X4, producing the protein MNDVFGDYRLKMAEDQKSMKKADVKHGDMEVQQSNGQASDGVVYGKQSDRISEAKAKWFMSSDNSFRFDFTPSEIDPEATDTPLEAVPGVSGAEQIQTNVRATEQENWNGALSFAASGQEPKFAFNFAIPDEDCPLVHLVPASQHTERTADHEVLGNSLPTESAGMPQISALQEPELTPITDSAPKEDRSHVTLKIPQPETAPGDETVTEKSAADGAAQKKKKKKKQKTSVSKKEKEETEINRKAKAEANRCQNKDNSHQGETCQQSDDQLWKEVDWCVEQLELGLKTQKSTPKQVEEALRAIKTLRNDKAPLVKKRQLMRAMFGDYRKKMEEEQCKELKLMEMAVKSARIVEVKGSIRNKNCRFIRKCSGACRKSQGSAGSPSESPRTLNTGSFKFTTSQEKFCFNFL